The following coding sequences are from one Achromobacter sp. B7 window:
- the pepE gene encoding dipeptidase PepE codes for MNLLLLSNSSSDAGYLVHAMPDIRELIESLPQGAPAVFVPFAGVTRDWDDYTALVVSALADTGLAIEGLHRAQDPVAALEKAAVIIVGGGNTFNLLGQLRRQGLLDVVKRRVREGAAYLGWSAGSNLTCPTICTTNDMPITDPGGFDGLGLITFQINPHYTNAHPPGHRGETRAQRLAEFCTLNPDMPVLGLPEGAGLRVRGAKVALVGPHDAPLFLGHTEPRVFRPGPLEIAA; via the coding sequence ATGAACCTTTTGCTACTCAGCAATTCCAGCAGCGACGCCGGCTACCTGGTGCACGCCATGCCGGATATCCGCGAGCTGATCGAATCCTTGCCGCAAGGCGCGCCCGCCGTTTTTGTGCCGTTCGCCGGCGTCACGCGTGACTGGGACGACTACACCGCGCTGGTGGTATCCGCGCTGGCGGACACCGGCCTTGCCATCGAAGGCCTGCACCGCGCGCAAGACCCGGTAGCGGCGCTGGAAAAGGCCGCCGTCATCATCGTGGGCGGCGGCAACACCTTCAACCTGCTGGGCCAGCTGCGCCGTCAAGGCCTGCTGGACGTGGTGAAGCGCCGCGTGCGCGAGGGCGCGGCGTATCTGGGCTGGAGCGCGGGCTCCAACCTGACGTGCCCCACCATCTGCACCACCAACGACATGCCCATTACCGACCCGGGTGGTTTCGACGGCCTGGGCCTGATCACGTTCCAGATCAACCCGCACTACACCAACGCGCATCCCCCCGGCCACCGAGGCGAAACGCGGGCCCAGCGCCTGGCCGAGTTCTGCACCCTGAATCCCGACATGCCGGTGTTGGGGCTGCCCGAAGGCGCGGGGCTGCGCGTGCGCGGCGCCAAGGTGGCGCTGGTCGGCCCGCATGATGCGCCGTTGTTCCTGGGTCACACCGAGCCGCGCGTGTTCCGCCCCGGCCCGCTGGAGATCGCGGCATGA
- the ehuD gene encoding ectoine/hydroxyectoine ABC transporter permease subunit EhuD has product MTPIFDWAFALEILPTLGSALIITIEATVLGMLVAVTLGLVLAMMRRSRLRIVSLPTAFVIEFIRSTPLLVQMYFLFYVLPLTGAQMSPLATGIVALGLHYATYCAEVYRAGIEAVPRGQWEAATALNMSRWRTAVGVVLPQAIPPVVPALGNYLVAMFKDTPLLSAITVVELLQQSKMIGSATFRYTEPLTLVGVLFLALSLVAAWGVRGLEARLQRYGGKR; this is encoded by the coding sequence ATGACACCGATATTCGATTGGGCTTTCGCGCTGGAGATCCTGCCTACGCTCGGTTCGGCGCTCATCATCACGATCGAGGCCACGGTGCTGGGCATGCTGGTGGCCGTCACCCTGGGTCTGGTCCTGGCGATGATGCGGCGTTCGCGCCTGCGCATCGTGTCGCTGCCCACCGCCTTCGTGATCGAGTTCATCCGCAGCACGCCCCTGCTGGTGCAGATGTATTTCCTGTTCTATGTGCTGCCGCTGACGGGGGCGCAGATGTCGCCGCTGGCCACCGGCATTGTGGCGCTGGGGCTGCATTACGCCACGTATTGCGCCGAGGTCTACCGCGCCGGCATCGAAGCGGTGCCGCGTGGGCAGTGGGAAGCGGCCACGGCGCTGAACATGTCGCGCTGGCGCACGGCGGTGGGCGTGGTGTTGCCGCAGGCGATTCCGCCCGTGGTGCCGGCGCTGGGCAACTACCTGGTTGCCATGTTCAAGGACACGCCGCTGCTGTCGGCCATCACGGTGGTTGAACTGCTGCAACAAAGCAAGATGATCGGGTCGGCCACGTTCCGGTACACCGAACCGCTGACGCTGGTGGGCGTGCTGTTCCTGGCGTTGAGCCTGGTGGCGGCATGGGGTGTGCGCGGCCTGGAGGCCCGCCTGCAACGATATGGAGGAAAGCGATGA
- a CDS encoding DedA family protein, translating to MDQYIDKIGLFIEANQVWAGPITFLLTLGESLVLVGLFIPATALMLLTGGLIGAGTLDPWGVIAWGIAGAIVGDAISYWLGRWAGPGVLRRWPLKQQRTGVARARLFFYRYGFASVLIGRFLGPIRSTIPTVAGVMGMAHHRFQLANVMSALLWMPLMLAPGYITARSLGTAENAQQIAMMIGAGLSVLLGCGLLLAMVRKRRQPARQRRSN from the coding sequence ATGGATCAATATATCGACAAAATCGGGCTGTTCATCGAGGCCAACCAGGTGTGGGCCGGCCCCATCACCTTCCTGCTGACGCTTGGGGAATCGCTGGTATTGGTGGGCCTGTTCATCCCCGCCACGGCCCTGATGTTGCTGACCGGCGGCTTGATCGGCGCCGGCACGCTGGACCCTTGGGGCGTCATCGCGTGGGGCATCGCGGGCGCCATCGTCGGCGATGCAATTTCCTATTGGCTGGGGCGCTGGGCCGGCCCGGGCGTGTTGCGCCGCTGGCCGCTCAAGCAGCAACGCACCGGCGTGGCGCGTGCGCGGCTGTTTTTCTACCGCTATGGCTTTGCGTCGGTACTGATAGGCCGTTTCCTCGGCCCGATTCGCTCGACCATCCCGACGGTGGCCGGTGTGATGGGCATGGCGCATCACCGCTTCCAATTGGCCAACGTCATGTCGGCCCTGCTCTGGATGCCGCTGATGCTGGCGCCGGGCTACATCACCGCGCGCAGTCTGGGTACCGCGGAAAATGCGCAGCAGATCGCCATGATGATCGGCGCGGGCCTCTCAGTGCTGCTAGGATGCGGGCTTCTGCTGGCGATGGTGCGCAAGCGCCGCCAGCCGGCGCGGCAACGGCGCAGCAACTGA
- a CDS encoding dUTPase, giving the protein MNQAQAATMLKLQDHLNSMINPDWVNGGSRFLRAAFVESAEALEHYGWKWWKKQTIDLPQVQMELVDILHFYLSHTIVQAGGQQAEAASALMADLATPASVTLDGRAYALDGLPVPELLELIGGLAVCGRASYKVLEQTMTACEMSWNDAYTQYVSKNVLNIFRQQHGYKEGTYIKIWNGEEDNVVLARLLSQLDPTSADFADAMARELEQAYARLK; this is encoded by the coding sequence TTGAACCAGGCCCAGGCGGCCACGATGCTGAAGTTGCAAGACCACTTGAACAGCATGATCAATCCTGACTGGGTCAACGGCGGTTCGCGCTTCCTGCGCGCCGCCTTCGTCGAATCGGCCGAGGCGCTTGAGCACTACGGCTGGAAATGGTGGAAAAAGCAGACCATCGACCTGCCCCAGGTGCAAATGGAACTGGTCGACATCCTGCACTTTTACCTGTCGCACACCATCGTCCAGGCCGGCGGCCAGCAAGCCGAGGCGGCCAGCGCGCTGATGGCAGACCTGGCCACGCCCGCCTCCGTCACGCTTGATGGCCGCGCCTACGCGCTGGACGGCCTGCCCGTGCCGGAACTGCTGGAGCTGATCGGCGGCCTGGCCGTTTGCGGCCGCGCCAGCTACAAGGTGCTGGAACAGACCATGACGGCGTGCGAAATGAGCTGGAACGACGCCTACACCCAGTACGTGTCCAAGAACGTGCTGAACATCTTCCGCCAGCAACATGGCTACAAGGAAGGCACGTACATCAAGATCTGGAACGGCGAAGAAGACAACGTGGTGCTGGCGCGCCTGCTGTCGCAACTGGACCCGACCAGCGCCGATTTTGCCGATGCGATGGCGCGCGAGTTGGAACAGGCCTACGCACGCCTGAAGTAA
- the ehuC gene encoding ectoine/hydroxyectoine ABC transporter permease subunit EhuC, whose product MQVVSEHIATLVPPLLEGLVVTLQIMGGAVVLAVPLALASGVGRLSPVRPLRWLSSVYVEVFRGTSALVQLFWFYFVLPLFGVQLPAMLVGIVVLALNAGAYGAEVVRGAIRAVPPGQREAGVALNLTRAQILRRIVVPQAIPAMLPPAGNLLIELMKNTALVSLITITDLTFRGQLLRSETLRTTEIFALMLLMYFAVALVITAGVRALERRVRVR is encoded by the coding sequence ATGCAAGTCGTTTCCGAACACATCGCGACACTCGTGCCGCCCTTGCTTGAGGGGCTGGTGGTGACGCTGCAAATCATGGGGGGCGCCGTCGTATTGGCGGTGCCGCTGGCCCTGGCATCGGGCGTCGGGCGCTTGTCGCCCGTGCGGCCATTGCGGTGGCTGTCGTCCGTGTACGTTGAAGTCTTCCGGGGCACGTCGGCCCTGGTCCAGCTGTTCTGGTTCTATTTCGTGCTGCCGCTGTTTGGCGTGCAACTGCCGGCCATGCTGGTGGGCATTGTGGTGCTGGCCCTGAACGCGGGCGCCTATGGGGCCGAAGTCGTGCGCGGCGCGATCCGTGCCGTGCCGCCCGGCCAGCGCGAGGCGGGCGTGGCCCTGAACCTGACTCGCGCGCAGATCCTGCGGCGCATCGTGGTGCCGCAAGCGATTCCGGCCATGCTGCCGCCCGCCGGCAACCTGCTGATCGAACTGATGAAGAACACCGCGCTGGTCTCGCTCATCACCATCACCGACCTGACCTTCCGCGGCCAGCTGTTGCGCAGCGAAACCCTGCGCACGACCGAGATCTTTGCCTTGATGCTGCTGATGTACTTTGCCGTCGCCCTGGTGATCACGGCCGGCGTGCGCGCCCTTGAGCGGAGGGTCCGAGTCCGATGA
- a CDS encoding metal-dependent hydrolase — translation MDSVTQAVLGAGIQGVMLGRFQGRRALVYGAALATVPDLDVLMRYPDPVSLMTYHRGFSHSIFVLTGLALLLAWLIRKYWPQAPYSGRRLFLTLWLVLGTHPVLDAFTVYGTQLFWPLTPVPESWSAIFIIDPVYTVPLLLAVLFAIAVGMTGRARRLMAGALIFSTAYLGFGLASRMVAEDRVRDAMRQEGIAVTELRAVSMPFNTLVWRVIAKTADGNYYEAVSSLFDRDRPEWLRQPLNLDLARVLDDVPLHQRLRWFTDDWLRYDAIGDALVVSDLRMGMAGHYTFRFKMAERTPGGGWTPVTPSTWPSERGGWAELKLVLARILHAQPPLPLAQWSTLADR, via the coding sequence ATGGATTCGGTAACACAAGCGGTGCTGGGCGCGGGCATACAGGGCGTCATGCTGGGGCGGTTTCAGGGGCGCCGGGCGTTGGTGTACGGGGCGGCGCTGGCAACGGTGCCCGACCTGGACGTGCTGATGCGCTATCCCGACCCGGTGTCGCTGATGACCTACCACCGGGGGTTTTCCCATTCGATATTCGTGCTGACCGGGCTGGCGCTGTTGCTTGCCTGGCTGATACGCAAATATTGGCCGCAGGCGCCGTATAGCGGCAGGCGGCTTTTCCTGACCTTATGGCTGGTGCTGGGGACGCACCCGGTGCTGGACGCCTTCACCGTGTATGGCACTCAGCTTTTCTGGCCACTGACGCCCGTTCCCGAAAGCTGGTCGGCAATCTTCATCATTGACCCGGTCTATACCGTGCCCTTGCTGCTGGCGGTGCTCTTCGCCATCGCCGTCGGCATGACGGGCCGCGCGCGGCGCCTGATGGCCGGCGCGCTGATCTTCAGCACGGCGTACCTGGGTTTCGGCCTGGCCAGCCGCATGGTGGCCGAAGACCGCGTACGCGACGCGATGCGCCAGGAAGGCATTGCCGTGACCGAGCTGCGGGCCGTGTCGATGCCGTTCAACACCCTGGTGTGGCGGGTCATCGCCAAGACGGCGGACGGCAATTATTACGAAGCCGTCAGCAGCCTGTTTGATCGCGACCGGCCGGAATGGCTGCGTCAGCCGCTGAACCTGGACCTGGCCCGGGTGCTGGACGATGTGCCCTTGCACCAACGCCTGCGTTGGTTTACCGATGATTGGCTGCGCTATGACGCCATTGGCGACGCGCTGGTCGTCAGTGACCTGCGCATGGGCATGGCAGGCCATTACACCTTTCGCTTCAAGATGGCCGAGCGCACGCCCGGCGGCGGCTGGACGCCGGTGACGCCGTCCACCTGGCCCAGCGAGCGGGGCGGTTGGGCGGAATTGAAGCTGGTGCTGGCGCGCATCCTGCATGCGCAGCCGCCGTTGCCGCTGGCGCAGTGGTCCACGCTTGCCGACCGCTAA
- the ehuB gene encoding ectoine/hydroxyectoine ABC transporter substrate-binding protein EhuB, translated as MTLLQSKRLLLALGLGVLAACSDSGGDKPAPATGGAPATATSTLDAAKAAGKIRIGYANEAPFAYMDSKEAKVTGESVEIARVVLKRMGINEVEGVLTEFGSLIPGLAAKRFDIIAAGMYVTPERCQQVAFSDPTYGVGEAFLVKEGNPKNLHSYEDVVKNPDAKLGVVVGAIEGEYAEKVKVPAGQVVVFPDAVSALSGVQAGRADAYAATALTINDLMGKTQAGSGLEKAEPFTDPVIDGKGVRGYGAYAFRTDDKAFADAFNAELAKFIGTDEHKKLVAPFGFTDQELPQGVTAAKLCAGQ; from the coding sequence ATGACCTTGCTGCAATCCAAACGCTTGCTGTTGGCCCTGGGCCTTGGCGTGTTGGCCGCGTGTTCGGACTCGGGCGGAGACAAGCCCGCGCCCGCTACCGGCGGCGCGCCGGCTACCGCAACCAGCACGCTTGACGCCGCCAAGGCCGCCGGCAAGATCCGTATCGGCTATGCCAACGAGGCGCCGTTTGCGTACATGGACAGCAAGGAAGCCAAAGTCACCGGCGAATCGGTCGAGATTGCGCGCGTGGTGCTCAAGCGCATGGGCATCAATGAAGTGGAAGGCGTGCTGACGGAATTCGGCTCGTTGATTCCCGGCCTGGCCGCCAAGCGTTTCGACATCATTGCCGCCGGCATGTACGTCACCCCCGAACGCTGCCAGCAGGTCGCGTTTTCCGACCCCACCTACGGCGTGGGCGAGGCCTTCCTGGTCAAAGAGGGCAACCCCAAGAACCTGCACAGCTATGAAGACGTGGTGAAGAACCCCGACGCCAAACTGGGCGTTGTCGTGGGCGCCATCGAAGGCGAGTACGCCGAAAAAGTGAAGGTGCCCGCCGGCCAGGTGGTGGTCTTCCCCGACGCCGTCAGCGCCTTGTCCGGCGTGCAGGCGGGCCGCGCGGACGCCTACGCGGCCACGGCGCTGACCATCAACGACCTGATGGGCAAGACACAAGCGGGCAGCGGCCTGGAAAAGGCGGAGCCCTTCACCGACCCGGTGATCGATGGCAAGGGTGTGCGCGGCTATGGCGCGTATGCCTTCCGCACCGACGACAAGGCCTTTGCCGATGCCTTCAACGCCGAACTCGCCAAATTCATCGGCACCGACGAGCACAAGAAACTGGTGGCGCCGTTTGGCTTCACCGATCAGGAACTGCCGCAGGGTGTGACGGCCGCCAAGCTCTGCGCCGGCCAGTAA
- a CDS encoding NADH:flavin oxidoreductase/NADH oxidase has product MSHLFSPTSVGNVQLSNRIVIAPMCEYSAENGCANDWHMIHLGHLALSGAALLFTEATAVEPDGRISPGDLGLWSDETEAALGRVVAAVRRYSPIKLGIQLGHAGRKASSDAPWNGGQLVPPSAGGWQGWAPSAIAHKASEPPPHALDEAGLARVRNAFVDSARRAIRLGFDAIEVHAAHGYLLHQFLSPVANQRDDAYGGSLENRMRFPLEVFQALREVVPASMALGVRVSATDWVEGGWDLDQTIAFAHRLKALGCEFIDVSSGGVSSQQQIPVAPNYQVPFAAEIKRQVGMPTITVGLITEAQQAEDILAQGQADMVALARGMLYDPRWPWHAAAQLGGQVAAPHQYWRSQPREFKELFGETRFGQR; this is encoded by the coding sequence ATGAGTCACCTGTTCAGTCCCACGTCGGTTGGCAACGTCCAGCTGTCCAATCGCATCGTCATCGCGCCGATGTGCGAATACTCGGCCGAAAACGGCTGTGCCAACGACTGGCACATGATCCACCTGGGTCACCTGGCCCTGTCCGGTGCGGCGCTGCTGTTTACCGAAGCCACCGCCGTCGAGCCCGACGGTCGGATTTCGCCGGGGGATCTGGGCCTGTGGTCTGACGAGACGGAAGCGGCACTGGGCCGCGTGGTGGCGGCGGTGCGGCGCTATTCGCCCATCAAGCTGGGCATCCAGCTGGGCCACGCGGGGCGCAAGGCGTCCAGCGACGCGCCCTGGAACGGCGGCCAGTTGGTGCCGCCGTCGGCAGGCGGCTGGCAAGGCTGGGCGCCATCGGCCATCGCGCACAAGGCCTCCGAACCGCCGCCCCATGCGCTGGACGAAGCCGGCCTGGCGCGCGTGCGCAACGCCTTCGTGGACAGCGCGCGGCGCGCCATCAGGCTGGGCTTTGACGCCATCGAGGTGCATGCCGCGCACGGCTATCTGCTGCATCAATTCCTGTCGCCGGTGGCCAACCAGCGCGACGATGCCTATGGCGGTTCGCTTGAAAACCGCATGCGCTTTCCGCTGGAAGTCTTCCAGGCGCTGCGTGAAGTCGTGCCGGCGTCGATGGCTTTGGGCGTGCGCGTGTCGGCCACCGATTGGGTCGAGGGCGGTTGGGACCTGGACCAGACCATTGCGTTCGCGCATCGGCTGAAGGCGCTGGGATGCGAGTTCATCGACGTGTCCAGCGGCGGCGTATCGTCGCAGCAGCAGATTCCCGTGGCGCCGAATTACCAGGTGCCGTTCGCGGCCGAGATCAAGCGGCAGGTTGGCATGCCGACGATCACGGTGGGCCTGATCACCGAGGCGCAGCAGGCCGAGGACATCCTGGCGCAAGGGCAGGCCGACATGGTCGCGCTGGCGCGCGGCATGCTGTATGACCCGCGCTGGCCGTGGCATGCGGCCGCGCAACTGGGCGGCCAGGTCGCCGCGCCGCATCAGTACTGGCGTTCGCAGCCGCGTGAGTTCAAGGAACTGTTCGGCGAAACGCGCTTCGGCCAACGCTGA
- a CDS encoding ABC transporter substrate-binding protein, with amino-acid sequence MSRTFLRYACAVALALPALSAHAEIVIGVDVSTTGPAAAIGIQTNNAIRLWPQTLGGEPARYVVLDDGTDVSRAVKNMRKLTSEDKVDAIVGPNTTAAALAALDVLAETKTPMIALAASSVIVEPLSDPKRAWAFKMPQNDSLMATVLVDDMKKKGFKNVAFIGFADSYGDSWWKEFTAAAGTDLKVVAQERFQRTDASVVGQALKVIAAKPDAVLIAGAGTPSALPQKTLLERGYTGAIYQTHGIGTLEFLQVGGRDVEGTLFPTGPGVVARELPDSNPVKKVAVEFADKYEGQYGANTLTQFAGDAYGAWMLLDSAVGRALKTGAKPGTPEFRGALRDALENTRDLIVPNGVLNISKHNHQGFDERARVMGVVKNGRFSYAQ; translated from the coding sequence ATGTCTCGCACTTTTCTACGCTATGCCTGCGCCGTTGCGCTGGCGCTGCCCGCCTTGTCCGCCCATGCCGAAATCGTGATTGGCGTGGATGTGTCCACGACCGGCCCCGCCGCCGCCATCGGCATCCAGACCAATAACGCCATCCGCCTGTGGCCGCAGACGCTGGGCGGCGAACCGGCGCGCTATGTGGTGCTGGACGATGGCACCGACGTCAGCCGCGCGGTCAAGAACATGCGCAAGCTGACGTCCGAAGACAAGGTCGACGCCATCGTCGGCCCCAACACCACGGCGGCTGCCCTGGCCGCGCTGGACGTGCTGGCTGAAACCAAGACACCCATGATTGCGCTGGCCGCCTCAAGCGTCATCGTGGAACCTTTGTCCGACCCCAAGCGCGCCTGGGCGTTCAAGATGCCCCAGAACGATTCATTGATGGCCACCGTGCTGGTGGACGACATGAAGAAGAAAGGGTTCAAGAACGTGGCCTTCATCGGCTTCGCGGATTCCTACGGCGACAGCTGGTGGAAGGAATTCACCGCGGCGGCCGGCACTGACTTGAAGGTCGTGGCGCAGGAACGCTTCCAGCGCACGGACGCGTCGGTGGTGGGGCAGGCGTTGAAGGTGATTGCCGCCAAGCCGGACGCGGTGCTGATCGCAGGCGCGGGCACGCCGTCGGCCTTGCCGCAGAAGACGCTGCTGGAACGCGGTTACACCGGCGCCATCTACCAGACGCACGGCATCGGCACGCTGGAATTCCTGCAAGTGGGCGGTCGCGATGTGGAAGGCACGCTGTTCCCGACCGGCCCCGGCGTCGTGGCGCGCGAGCTGCCGGACAGCAACCCGGTCAAAAAGGTCGCCGTGGAATTTGCCGACAAGTATGAAGGCCAGTACGGCGCCAATACCCTGACGCAATTCGCGGGCGACGCGTATGGCGCCTGGATGCTGCTGGATTCGGCAGTGGGCCGGGCACTGAAAACGGGCGCCAAGCCCGGCACGCCGGAATTCCGCGGCGCCTTGCGCGACGCGCTGGAAAACACCCGCGACTTGATCGTTCCCAATGGGGTCCTGAACATTTCCAAGCACAACCACCAGGGCTTCGACGAGCGGGCACGAGTGATGGGCGTGGTCAAGAACGGGCGCTTCTCGTACGCCCAGTAG
- a CDS encoding OsmC family protein, with translation MKKTASAAWSGDLKTGKGTISTQSGALKAQPYGFNTRFGDTPGTNPEELLGAAHAGCFTMALSNILSESGLVATSLDTKAEVTLDKVDDGFSITAVHLTVEAVIPGATAQAFEDAARKAEKGCPVSKVLNAKITMDAKLKS, from the coding sequence ATGAAGAAAACCGCATCCGCCGCCTGGTCGGGCGACTTGAAGACGGGCAAAGGCACGATCTCCACGCAAAGCGGCGCGCTCAAGGCCCAGCCCTATGGCTTCAACACGCGCTTTGGCGACACGCCGGGCACCAACCCCGAAGAGCTGCTGGGCGCGGCGCACGCAGGCTGCTTCACGATGGCCTTGTCCAACATCCTGTCCGAGTCCGGCCTGGTGGCCACCAGCCTGGACACCAAGGCGGAAGTGACGCTGGACAAAGTCGACGACGGCTTTTCCATCACCGCCGTGCACCTGACCGTGGAAGCCGTCATCCCGGGAGCCACCGCGCAGGCGTTCGAAGACGCCGCCCGCAAGGCTGAAAAGGGCTGCCCGGTGTCCAAGGTCTTGAACGCCAAGATCACCATGGACGCCAAGCTCAAGTCCTAA
- a CDS encoding IclR family transcriptional regulator produces MSILDGVQRVLSLYADGAMELSFTDVAARLAMPKSTASRLLNHMQRYGMLDQDPATRRYRPGALLAQAVRAGMAATPLDEACRDVLVRLSEDSGLTAYLSTLNQRETVVLQRLNGSHPVQVLSPPGSRRNASGTAMGRALLSRLSDAEFQALYGADPAQPLPTEGRDCPATVGDLARLVEQTRADHYGVAIDQAMPGIGAVAAAVRDPATGELRGLCLSFVSFQADAERVARLRELVLTQVAGLGRKLNDPYWLT; encoded by the coding sequence ATGAGCATTCTCGATGGAGTCCAGCGCGTCCTGTCGCTCTACGCGGACGGCGCCATGGAACTGAGCTTTACCGACGTCGCCGCGCGCCTGGCCATGCCCAAGAGCACGGCATCGCGCCTGCTGAACCATATGCAGCGTTACGGCATGCTGGATCAGGACCCCGCCACGCGCCGCTATCGGCCTGGCGCCTTGCTGGCGCAGGCGGTACGCGCCGGCATGGCCGCCACCCCGCTGGACGAAGCCTGCCGCGATGTGCTGGTACGGCTGTCCGAAGACAGCGGGCTGACCGCCTACCTGTCCACCTTGAACCAGCGCGAAACCGTGGTGCTGCAACGTTTGAACGGGTCCCATCCCGTGCAGGTGCTGTCGCCGCCCGGTTCCCGCCGCAACGCGTCGGGCACCGCCATGGGCCGCGCACTGCTGTCGCGCTTGAGCGATGCCGAATTCCAGGCGCTCTATGGCGCCGACCCCGCGCAGCCGCTGCCCACTGAAGGCCGCGATTGCCCCGCTACCGTGGGCGACTTGGCGCGGCTGGTCGAGCAGACGCGCGCCGATCACTACGGCGTCGCCATCGATCAGGCCATGCCCGGCATCGGCGCCGTGGCCGCCGCCGTGCGCGACCCGGCCACCGGCGAATTGCGCGGCCTGTGCCTGTCGTTCGTGTCGTTTCAGGCTGATGCCGAGCGCGTGGCGCGCTTGCGTGAATTGGTCCTGACGCAAGTGGCCGGCCTGGGCCGCAAGTTGAACGACCCCTACTGGCTGACCTGA
- the ehuA gene encoding ectoine/hydroxyectoine ABC transporter ATP-binding protein EhuA, whose protein sequence is MSASLTIKNLHKRYGELEVLRGINLEIPAGQTVAVIGPSGSGKSTLLRVLMTLDQPTSGDIEIDGQPMWTDDQGRPVGVNSEYLRRVRGKIGMVFQHFNLFPHMTALGNTMEAPVHVLGMTKDQARERAVEYLDMVGLGDKLDVYPAQLSGGQKQRVGIARALAMCPEIMLFDEVTSALDPELVGGILEILRKLSARRSMTMIIVTHQMKFAERSSDRTLFFDQGNIVEDAESSVLFSQPKEARTRQFLDSVIEGQ, encoded by the coding sequence ATGAGCGCCAGCTTGACCATCAAGAATCTGCACAAGCGTTACGGAGAGCTGGAGGTGCTGCGCGGCATCAACCTGGAAATTCCAGCGGGCCAGACGGTGGCCGTGATCGGGCCGTCGGGTTCGGGAAAATCCACCTTGCTGCGGGTGCTGATGACGCTGGACCAACCCACCAGCGGCGACATTGAAATCGACGGGCAGCCGATGTGGACCGATGATCAGGGCCGGCCGGTGGGCGTCAATTCCGAATACCTGCGGCGCGTGCGCGGCAAGATCGGCATGGTGTTCCAGCACTTCAATCTGTTCCCGCACATGACGGCGCTGGGCAACACGATGGAAGCGCCGGTGCATGTGCTGGGCATGACGAAGGACCAGGCGCGTGAACGCGCCGTGGAATACCTGGACATGGTGGGGCTGGGCGACAAGCTGGACGTTTACCCCGCGCAGTTATCCGGCGGCCAGAAGCAGCGCGTGGGCATCGCGCGCGCGCTGGCGATGTGCCCGGAAATCATGCTGTTCGATGAAGTGACCTCGGCGCTGGACCCCGAGCTGGTTGGCGGCATCCTGGAGATCCTGCGCAAGCTGTCGGCCCGCCGCAGCATGACGATGATCATCGTGACGCACCAGATGAAGTTCGCCGAACGCAGCTCGGATCGCACGCTGTTCTTCGACCAGGGCAACATCGTCGAGGACGCTGAATCGTCCGTGCTGTTCAGCCAGCCGAAAGAAGCGCGCACGCGTCAATTCCTGGATTCGGTGATCGAAGGGCAATAG